CCCGCTTTCTCCGTGATCGATTCGGACGGTCAGTATGACCTTAACTACATCCGAAATACGAAAGGCGCCAAAGTCGGACCCAATAAGGTCACGGTTACTTGGGTGGACTTCGGTGGGGGAAGTGATGGAGGCGATCCGCCGGTGAAGAAAATAAAAATCCCCAAGAGATATTCGACCGAATCTGAATTGTCAGTCGACGTCAAACCGGGCGCCAATACTTTTGACTTCGATCTGAATTCGAAATGAGCGGCGCGGCAGCGCCGCGAAGATGCAAATTTTCCATGAACCGATCCCAACTTGATAACACCTCTTCCTTTCCTACCAGGTCTTAAATCCATGTATCGAATACTCACCTTCTCAAACGCTATTGTGTTCATCCTGTTCGCATGCCAAGCGACGTTCGCCGCGGAACCAAAAGTGACGATCAATTCCGACTTTCCAGGCGGCAATATTGTCGTC
The nucleotide sequence above comes from Blastopirellula sp. J2-11. Encoded proteins:
- a CDS encoding carboxypeptidase regulatory-like domain-containing protein, coding for MFVFLIRLALFHSLFAVIGLIVGCSGQASDQPDLGRVTGRVLMDNEPLAGYTITYTPSTGRPAFSVIDSDGQYDLNYIRNTKGAKVGPNKVTVTWVDFGGGSDGGDPPVKKIKIPKRYSTESELSVDVKPGANTFDFDLNSK